In Streptomyces capitiformicae, one genomic interval encodes:
- a CDS encoding Lrp/AsnC family transcriptional regulator: protein MDAIDEKIIAELTRNARISHSELASKVLLSRNAVRQRIERLEREGHIAGYTIVRAGDATGDVVSALVLVYRQDRMRGGDVLAALKRIPEVVICEILSGDFDIMVRLEAASLERVRVIWEDIAQMPGVRDTVTALTLSSVVNRPRGERSSTAPG from the coding sequence GTGGACGCCATCGATGAGAAGATCATTGCCGAGCTGACCCGCAATGCCCGCATCTCGCACTCCGAACTGGCCAGCAAGGTGCTGCTGTCCCGCAATGCGGTGCGCCAGCGCATCGAACGGCTTGAGCGCGAGGGACACATCGCCGGCTACACCATCGTCCGCGCGGGCGACGCCACCGGCGATGTCGTCTCAGCGCTCGTACTCGTCTACCGCCAGGACCGCATGCGCGGCGGCGACGTCCTGGCCGCGCTCAAACGCATCCCCGAGGTCGTCATCTGCGAGATCCTCAGCGGCGACTTCGACATCATGGTGCGCCTGGAAGCGGCCTCACTGGAACGCGTACGAGTCATCTGGGAGGACATCGCCCAGATGCCCGGCGTGCGGGACACGGTCACCGCGCTCACCCTGTCCAGCGTCGTCAACCGCCCGCGAGGAGAGCGGAGTTCTACGGCACCGGGGTGA
- a CDS encoding amidohydrolase: MPDVLDCTSAARADGPLQRRTFLAAAGAGALAVAGAGTAARAATGTPPVRVATVVLNGRVFTATKGSTRAQAVAVGTNGKVLAVGSNADIRRRIGPRTVVIDAHGGTVMPGLQDGHMHPLGAAAQSLNPSLGNASMTVPQFRARIQEMLDASAAQEPDGWLQVVDWNPVGLLPAGTVADKSLLDSLNTRRPIYLQGSDFHNSLANSRALALAGVDRTTPDPTGGKIVRGADGEPTGLLVDDAQWLVSQVIPPPSPDLILAAQKKMAGALLAAGITSFLDASSGEDFVETYAELMAKGVLPQRITPALVIDAELAKKPKEAAEFLRGVRERFAGPARLRLTTVKVFLDGVMEFPAQSAALLDPYLDAQGRPTDNRGPLHVSDRDYRALVRALDADGWQMHAHAIGDRAVRTALNAYEAVARPGRRSRRHTITHLQLVHPDDYRRFARAQVVANMSLQWARPSSFTTAALKPYVGPERYARLFPARSLAKAGALLAGGSDWPVDPLLPFTQIATAIDRSSPEENQPPLNAREGLTRTQSLAMHTAGAAHQLHDGNSGTVRPGKRADLIVLDRDITKVPVNEIRATKVQYTLISGRVVHDAESKAGQDRAEAAQRMGVQGTDRASGGSCCQGH, translated from the coding sequence ATGCCAGATGTTCTCGACTGCACCTCCGCGGCACGCGCGGACGGCCCGCTGCAGCGGCGGACGTTCCTGGCCGCGGCGGGGGCGGGCGCCCTCGCGGTGGCCGGTGCCGGTACGGCCGCCCGGGCCGCGACGGGCACGCCCCCGGTGCGGGTGGCCACCGTGGTGCTGAACGGGCGGGTGTTCACCGCGACCAAGGGCAGCACGCGGGCGCAGGCGGTGGCCGTCGGCACGAATGGAAAGGTGCTCGCGGTCGGCAGCAACGCGGACATACGCCGTCGCATCGGCCCCCGTACCGTCGTCATCGACGCCCACGGCGGTACGGTCATGCCGGGCCTCCAGGACGGGCACATGCACCCGCTCGGGGCGGCCGCGCAGTCCCTGAACCCGTCGCTGGGCAATGCCAGCATGACGGTTCCGCAGTTCCGCGCGAGGATCCAGGAGATGCTGGACGCCTCGGCGGCGCAGGAACCGGACGGCTGGCTCCAGGTGGTCGACTGGAACCCCGTCGGCCTGCTGCCCGCGGGCACCGTGGCCGACAAGTCGCTGCTCGACTCGCTGAACACCAGGCGCCCGATCTACCTGCAGGGTTCCGACTTCCACAACAGCCTCGCCAACAGCAGGGCACTCGCCCTCGCGGGCGTCGACCGCACCACCCCGGACCCCACGGGCGGAAAGATCGTCCGCGGCGCCGACGGGGAACCGACCGGTCTGCTGGTGGACGACGCCCAATGGCTCGTCTCCCAGGTGATCCCTCCGCCGAGTCCGGACTTGATCCTCGCCGCCCAGAAGAAGATGGCCGGCGCCCTCCTGGCCGCGGGCATCACGTCCTTCCTCGACGCCTCCAGCGGCGAGGACTTCGTCGAGACCTACGCCGAGCTCATGGCCAAGGGCGTGCTGCCGCAGCGCATCACCCCCGCCCTGGTGATCGACGCGGAACTCGCCAAGAAGCCCAAGGAGGCGGCCGAGTTCCTGCGCGGCGTGCGTGAGCGGTTCGCCGGACCGGCCAGGCTGCGGCTGACCACGGTCAAGGTGTTCCTCGACGGCGTGATGGAGTTCCCCGCGCAGAGCGCCGCCCTGCTGGACCCGTACCTGGACGCCCAGGGCAGGCCGACCGACAACCGTGGTCCCCTCCACGTCAGCGACCGGGACTACCGGGCCCTCGTCCGGGCCCTGGACGCGGACGGCTGGCAGATGCACGCCCACGCCATCGGCGACCGCGCCGTACGCACGGCCCTGAACGCCTACGAGGCCGTCGCCCGCCCCGGTCGCCGTAGCCGACGGCACACCATCACCCACCTCCAACTGGTGCACCCCGACGACTACCGGCGCTTCGCCCGCGCCCAAGTGGTGGCCAACATGTCGTTGCAGTGGGCACGGCCCTCCTCGTTCACGACCGCCGCGCTGAAGCCCTACGTCGGGCCGGAGCGGTACGCGCGCCTGTTCCCGGCTCGCAGCCTGGCCAAGGCAGGCGCCCTGCTGGCCGGTGGCTCGGACTGGCCGGTCGACCCGCTGCTTCCCTTCACCCAGATCGCCACCGCGATCGACCGCAGCAGCCCTGAGGAGAACCAGCCGCCGCTCAACGCCCGCGAAGGGCTGACCCGCACCCAGTCGCTGGCCATGCACACCGCGGGCGCGGCGCACCAACTGCATGACGGGAACTCGGGAACCGTCCGGCCCGGCAAACGGGCCGATCTGATCGTCCTCGACCGGGACATCACCAAGGTGCCCGTGAACGAGATCCGCGCCACCAAGGTCCAATACACCCTGATCTCCGGGCGAGTGGTCCACGACGCGGAGTCCAAGGCGGGACAGGATCGAGCCGAGGCGGCGCAGCGCATGGGCGTGCAGGGCACTGACCGGGCCTCGGGCGGCTCCTGCTGCCAGGGGCACTGA
- a CDS encoding poly(ethylene terephthalate) hydrolase family protein translates to MTALIALATSIGLALTLLTVAAPPAAAADLLSQGRPATSSSTENASTPASAAVDGDTGTRWSSTFGDPQWLTVDLGATATLSQVVLRWEAAYARAFQIQTSDNGTAWTTLYSTTTSTGGVQTLDVNGSGRYVRVHGTQRGTAYGYSLWEFQVYGSGAGTPPGEGIPDPTTASLEAGDGPLTTATYTVPSPSGYGSGTVTYPTTNGSYPGVVLMPGYQGTQQNLRWLAPRLASWGFVVINVGTNTLNDDPASRGRQITAAGTQLLALGNTTGNPISGKVNGTLGAVGHSMGGGGVMAALRDDSRFRAGVPTAPYYPSMNFSGVTDPTFFLTCQSDPVAHGNSYAVPWYNSMSQAEKLYIEVPGDHLCPMTGSGNKAKQGKWIVSFLSLWLRADTRFGPFLCGPARDADKNNTSLVTRWMDTCQF, encoded by the coding sequence ATGACGGCACTGATCGCCCTCGCGACCAGCATCGGCCTGGCGCTGACCCTGCTGACGGTTGCCGCCCCGCCGGCGGCCGCCGCCGACCTGCTGTCCCAGGGCAGGCCGGCGACCTCCTCGTCCACCGAGAACGCGTCCACCCCCGCCTCGGCGGCCGTGGACGGCGACACCGGGACGCGCTGGTCGAGCACCTTCGGCGATCCGCAGTGGCTGACCGTCGACCTGGGCGCCACCGCCACCCTCAGCCAGGTCGTACTGCGCTGGGAGGCCGCGTACGCCCGTGCGTTCCAGATCCAGACCTCCGACAACGGCACCGCCTGGACCACCCTGTACTCGACCACGACGAGCACCGGCGGCGTACAGACCCTCGACGTGAACGGCAGCGGCCGGTACGTCCGCGTCCACGGCACCCAGCGCGGCACCGCCTACGGCTACTCCCTGTGGGAGTTCCAGGTGTACGGCTCCGGCGCCGGCACCCCTCCGGGCGAGGGGATCCCCGACCCGACGACCGCGTCCCTCGAAGCCGGCGACGGGCCGCTGACCACCGCCACCTACACCGTTCCCAGCCCGAGCGGATACGGCTCCGGCACGGTCACGTACCCGACGACCAATGGCTCGTACCCGGGCGTCGTACTGATGCCCGGCTATCAGGGAACCCAGCAGAACCTGCGGTGGCTCGCACCCCGCCTCGCGTCCTGGGGCTTCGTCGTCATCAATGTCGGAACCAACACCCTCAACGACGATCCCGCATCCCGTGGCCGCCAGATCACCGCCGCCGGCACCCAGTTGCTCGCGCTCGGCAACACCACCGGCAACCCGATATCGGGGAAGGTCAACGGCACGCTGGGCGCGGTCGGACACTCGATGGGCGGCGGTGGCGTCATGGCGGCCCTCCGGGACGACTCGCGGTTCCGGGCGGGCGTACCCACGGCCCCCTACTACCCGAGCATGAACTTCTCCGGGGTCACCGACCCCACGTTTTTCCTCACCTGCCAGAGCGACCCCGTCGCCCACGGCAACAGCTACGCGGTGCCCTGGTACAACTCCATGTCCCAGGCCGAGAAGCTCTACATCGAGGTCCCGGGCGACCATCTGTGCCCGATGACGGGCTCCGGAAACAAGGCCAAGCAGGGCAAGTGGATCGTGTCGTTCCTCAGCCTCTGGCTGCGGGCCGACACCCGCTTCGGTCCGTTCCTGTGCGGACCCGCACGTGACGCCGACAAGAACAACACGTCCCTGGTCACGCGCTGGATGGACACCTGCCAGTTCTGA
- the solA gene encoding N-methyl-L-tryptophan oxidase produces MSAARKRVAVVGTGTMGSQAAWRLAARGAEVVAYDRFAPGHDRSAAGGETRVFRSVQTHDGRYVPLVRHADALWKQLQAETGRELRRLTGALVMGPADDPEMRTVMDGIAEHGLDHEVIDTEAMAKRFPQFRVGDGDLVVLDSHAGFVRPELTVQTAARRAEELGARIRRYTPVREVTPVAGGGVEIRTDTDTERFDTAVVTPGPWVGDLLPDLPWEVSVYRAISAWFLPNEDQPADAERPAFIRCGDIPFYGIPSPDGLTVKLGLPQPHHKPVDDPNRLNRTVAPEELETFTTAVRRHLPGLNPDPVRLSVFMEGYTDSTRPLVGPLPGCDDIVLLAGFSGQGFKISPAMGDIAADLALEGRTSQPIDFITTNGRSTA; encoded by the coding sequence GTGTCAGCTGCGAGGAAACGTGTCGCCGTCGTCGGTACGGGCACGATGGGCAGCCAGGCCGCCTGGCGGCTGGCGGCACGGGGCGCCGAAGTCGTTGCCTACGACCGCTTCGCCCCCGGCCACGACCGCAGCGCCGCAGGAGGCGAGACCCGCGTCTTCCGCAGCGTGCAGACCCACGACGGCCGCTATGTGCCGCTCGTCCGGCACGCCGACGCCCTCTGGAAGCAGTTGCAGGCGGAGACCGGGCGGGAACTGCGCCGCCTGACCGGAGCCCTGGTCATGGGGCCGGCCGACGACCCCGAGATGCGTACCGTCATGGACGGCATCGCCGAGCACGGCCTCGACCACGAGGTGATCGACACCGAGGCGATGGCCAAGCGTTTCCCGCAGTTCCGGGTCGGCGACGGCGACCTGGTGGTCCTCGACTCCCACGCGGGCTTCGTCCGCCCCGAGCTGACGGTCCAGACCGCGGCCCGGCGTGCCGAGGAGCTGGGTGCCCGGATCCGCCGCTACACCCCGGTGCGGGAGGTCACTCCCGTCGCCGGGGGAGGCGTGGAGATCCGCACCGACACCGACACGGAGCGCTTCGACACCGCGGTCGTCACTCCCGGCCCGTGGGTGGGTGACCTGCTGCCCGACCTGCCGTGGGAGGTGAGCGTCTACCGCGCGATCAGCGCGTGGTTCCTGCCCAACGAGGACCAGCCGGCAGACGCCGAGCGGCCCGCCTTCATCCGCTGCGGCGACATCCCCTTCTACGGCATCCCGTCCCCGGACGGCCTGACCGTCAAGCTCGGCCTGCCCCAGCCCCACCACAAGCCCGTGGACGACCCCAACCGGCTGAACCGGACCGTCGCACCGGAGGAACTGGAGACCTTCACCACGGCGGTGCGCCGCCACCTGCCCGGCCTGAACCCCGACCCGGTGCGGCTGTCCGTCTTCATGGAGGGCTACACCGACAGCACCCGCCCGCTGGTCGGCCCCCTGCCGGGCTGCGACGACATCGTCCTGCTGGCCGGCTTCTCCGGCCAGGGCTTCAAGATCTCGCCCGCCATGGGCGACATCGCCGCGGACCTGGCCCTGGAGGGCCGCACCTCCCAGCCGATCGACTTCATCACCACAAACGGCCGTTCCACGGCCTGA
- a CDS encoding phospholipase, whose amino-acid sequence MTRISRRTVLAATAGAVAAPAVSTAPAAAADTTTATSQGRQAAPGRNPVLRTDLVTRVTPRNNWLVTAVAIQYAHSIDLRGGVIPPSAFQVKATVGGQAAARKVTRVYTNSTAAVDDRTHPGRPGDRLIIELDPNDPNARAAGTDPLPLDRAYSVRQMADLHTPEGEPVLRAGPFASRNDDVITPVVDDFAAGSFTDSAGFELDFRLYRPAGFVRDPRTSTRYPLVVTLHGGGEVADNNMTQLTSNRIAVTFATARRQRRNPAFVLSPQIPLPRPMDGPDGTDWTDARVQAALIELIDTFVSEHSRNLDTARLYLVGLSSGARGIYSLLAKRPDTFAAALPTAGWGETAAMEGITHIPIWADHSVDDPIVPYREGRFGKPGTWTLMNTLETAGARVSRGEWANDLPKEQFEARSRALLRQARATRSHVLFTSYTPGTTPVNPHLSWAQTYENDVVIDWLFAQSR is encoded by the coding sequence ATGACACGGATCAGCAGACGTACGGTACTCGCCGCCACCGCCGGTGCGGTCGCGGCGCCTGCCGTGAGCACGGCACCCGCCGCGGCAGCCGACACCACGACAGCCACGTCCCAAGGACGACAAGCGGCTCCCGGACGAAATCCGGTCCTGCGAACGGACCTTGTCACGCGTGTGACACCGAGGAACAACTGGCTGGTGACAGCCGTGGCCATCCAGTACGCGCACAGCATCGACTTACGCGGCGGGGTGATCCCGCCCTCGGCCTTCCAGGTGAAGGCAACGGTGGGCGGACAAGCAGCGGCTCGCAAGGTCACCCGTGTCTACACCAACTCCACCGCGGCAGTGGACGACCGAACTCACCCCGGACGGCCGGGGGACCGCCTGATCATCGAACTCGACCCGAACGACCCCAACGCGCGGGCCGCCGGCACCGACCCCCTTCCACTCGACCGCGCCTACTCCGTCAGACAGATGGCGGACCTGCACACCCCGGAAGGCGAACCGGTGCTCAGGGCCGGTCCGTTCGCAAGCCGGAACGACGACGTCATCACTCCCGTCGTCGACGACTTCGCCGCAGGATCCTTCACCGACTCCGCGGGTTTCGAACTGGACTTCCGGCTGTACCGGCCCGCGGGCTTCGTACGCGACCCGCGGACCAGCACGCGATACCCGCTCGTCGTCACCCTGCACGGCGGCGGCGAAGTCGCGGACAACAACATGACCCAGCTCACTTCCAACCGGATCGCCGTCACCTTCGCCACAGCGCGACGACAGCGCCGCAACCCCGCGTTCGTCCTCTCCCCGCAGATCCCCCTGCCCCGTCCCATGGACGGACCCGACGGCACGGACTGGACCGACGCCAGGGTTCAGGCCGCGCTGATCGAACTCATCGACACCTTCGTGAGCGAGCACTCCCGGAACCTGGACACGGCCCGGCTCTATCTCGTCGGCCTGTCCTCCGGCGCACGCGGCATCTACAGCCTGCTGGCCAAGCGACCCGACACGTTCGCAGCCGCCCTGCCCACGGCCGGCTGGGGTGAGACGGCCGCCATGGAAGGCATCACGCACATCCCGATCTGGGCCGACCACTCCGTCGACGACCCGATCGTCCCCTACCGGGAGGGCCGGTTCGGCAAGCCGGGCACCTGGACACTGATGAACACGCTGGAGACCGCCGGCGCACGGGTCAGCCGTGGGGAATGGGCCAACGATCTGCCGAAGGAACAGTTCGAGGCCCGGTCCCGGGCGCTCCTGCGGCAGGCCCGAGCCACGCGCAGCCATGTGCTCTTCACGAGCTACACCCCCGGAACGACACCGGTTAACCCCCACCTCTCGTGGGCCCAGACCTACGAGAACGACGTGGTCATCGACTGGCTCTTCGCACAGTCCCGCTAG
- a CDS encoding CitMHS family transporter gives MLAALGFATIAVLLLLTMTRRASVLVALILLPVLAALIGGFAGDLGELILGGLSKVAPTGIMIAFAVLYFSLMVDAGLFDPLIRGLLRVARGDPLRITVATAVLTLCVALDGDGASTFLITVSALLPVYKRLGMNPLVLSGVVCLGAGVMNMVPWGGPTVRAMAALKLDSSEVFNPVLPAMGFGIAWVLVASYLLGRRERDRLAALSPSTSTAAVAAESSRQATPTTADAPEPEAFRSPGDGPGTVRVAPLPQTWLNVFNLLLTLALVVCLIQEVMPLPVLFVLGFAIALLVNHPTWEQQQALLDKHAKNVVLVTTMIFAAGVLTGILSGTKMIDEMAEAFVAVVPDSVGSHLPVAVAVTGMPLSLVFTPDAYYFGVLPVLAETANGFGTEPAEVARAAILGQMTTGFPLSPLTASTFILVGMSGVSLGEHQRFIFRWAFATTLVMTAGALLTGAFSL, from the coding sequence ATGCTGGCAGCCCTGGGCTTCGCCACGATCGCCGTCCTCCTGCTGCTCACCATGACCAGGCGCGCCTCGGTGCTGGTCGCTCTGATCCTGCTTCCGGTGCTGGCGGCGCTCATCGGCGGCTTCGCGGGCGATCTGGGCGAGCTGATTCTCGGCGGGCTGTCCAAGGTGGCCCCCACCGGCATCATGATCGCTTTCGCGGTCCTGTACTTCAGCCTGATGGTGGACGCCGGACTCTTCGACCCGCTGATCCGCGGTCTGTTGCGGGTGGCGCGTGGCGACCCGTTGCGGATCACCGTCGCCACAGCCGTCCTCACACTGTGCGTGGCCCTGGACGGCGACGGCGCCTCCACCTTCCTCATCACCGTCTCCGCACTGCTGCCGGTCTACAAGAGACTCGGCATGAACCCCCTGGTGCTGTCCGGAGTGGTCTGCCTGGGCGCGGGCGTGATGAACATGGTCCCCTGGGGCGGCCCCACCGTACGAGCCATGGCGGCCCTGAAGCTGGACAGTTCCGAGGTCTTCAACCCCGTGCTGCCGGCGATGGGCTTCGGCATCGCCTGGGTGCTGGTGGCCTCCTACCTGCTCGGGCGCCGCGAACGCGACCGTCTCGCCGCGCTGTCCCCGAGCACGTCCACGGCCGCCGTGGCAGCCGAGTCGAGTCGACAGGCCACGCCCACGACGGCCGACGCGCCGGAGCCCGAGGCCTTCCGGTCCCCCGGGGACGGGCCCGGCACCGTACGGGTCGCGCCTCTGCCACAGACCTGGCTGAACGTCTTCAACCTCCTGCTCACCCTCGCCCTCGTGGTCTGCCTGATCCAGGAAGTGATGCCGCTTCCGGTGCTGTTCGTCCTCGGATTCGCGATCGCGCTGCTGGTCAACCACCCGACCTGGGAACAGCAACAGGCGCTGCTCGACAAGCACGCCAAGAACGTGGTCCTGGTCACCACGATGATCTTCGCGGCCGGAGTGCTCACCGGAATCCTCAGCGGCACCAAGATGATCGACGAGATGGCCGAGGCGTTCGTCGCCGTCGTCCCCGACTCCGTCGGATCACACCTGCCCGTCGCGGTGGCCGTCACCGGCATGCCACTGAGCCTGGTCTTCACCCCGGACGCCTACTACTTCGGGGTACTGCCCGTACTCGCCGAGACCGCGAACGGCTTCGGCACGGAACCGGCCGAGGTCGCCCGGGCCGCCATCCTCGGTCAGATGACCACGGGGTTCCCCCTCAGTCCGCTCACCGCGTCCACGTTCATCCTGGTCGGCATGAGCGGTGTGTCGCTCGGTGAGCACCAGCGCTTCATCTTCCGCTGGGCCTTCGCCACCACCCTTGTCATGACCGCCGGCGCCCTACTGACCGGCGCCTTCTCCCTGTGA